CAACGATGATGGCGGAAATACTTTTCTGGGCGGATGCCACATCCTCGATGCTATGACCGTCCTTGGTTTTACCCAGCATCATACGGACGCCCCTTAACCCATCGATTTTGTAGTTCTCTTCGGGCCAGTGTTTTTCGGCGAGGATTTTGCCATTTAACAGAATAAGTAAACCGGACGATTTCTGTTCGCCGACAGCGGTAATCAACTCTTCCAGTTTGTCAGTATCCCATCCCGCTTTAGCAGGGTCTATGGTTTCCCATGCCTCGTTCTTAGTTGGGAAATATATGGATTCTTTCGCCAGAAGAAACGGAGCAGATAGCAATAGTGCTGTGAATAGTTGAATGGGAGTAGATAATTTTAATGAGAAGTGCATCTTTTAGGGTAATGGTTGCGTATTAGTAGACCAATGAAATTTGAACAGAGAGCTGTTGGAATGATCGTGTGGTTATATCGGTGTATTTCAAGAGATAAGCGGTTTAAAGATTGAGCCAATTGAGAACTAGAACTAAACAACAATAAATCCGATGAAACGTATACTGCTTTTAGGAATCCTGATTTTCATTTCTCAAACTTTGAGTGCGGAAGTGATTCTTAATTTTGGTGACCCGGAAGAGTTTAAGGACTTTGAGTATGCTCAGACCCGACGAACCATTTCGACCGAGTTTTTTAGTAAGGAGATTATTCGAGAGCTTCAGCGTTCGCTTGAGAAATCGTTTTCTGAGGGAGCTGTCCTTACGCTGGATTTTCAGGATATAGATTTAGCCGGTCACTTCGAGCCTTGGCAGCCTACTCCTCTCGATGATGTGCGGATATTTAAAGACCGTTATCCTCCCAGCGCCCAGTTTTCTTATCGGCTGGTTGATAAGAACGGTGTTGTTTTAGCTGAAGGAAATAAAGAGCTTCGCTATCTGGGCTTCCAGGATGGAGGTTCCAGGCGAACCGGAGCAACGGATACGTTTTATTACGAACGGCGGATGCTGGAACGGTGGATTAGGTCGGAGCTGAAGAAGGAAGTTGAAGGCGACTATTGAGTTTTTGATGCGACCACTTTGCGGCCCAAGACCACAGTGAGAATTCCACCGAGAATGAGAATCGACGCGATAAGGAGTCGGGACGTGATAATCTCAGAGATAAAGACTACACCTCCCAAGGCTGCAATAACCGGTACGAGGAGTTGAACGACTCCGGCTTGAGTTGGTGATAGTCCACGTAAAGCGGTGTACCAAATCGTATAGCCGACTCCAGATGCAATACCACCCGACAAACAGGCCAGTAAAATTCCTTGAGCAGTGAAACTCAGCAATTGAAGTGAAAGCAGTCCCACGACCAGTATCATGGGTAAGGTCCGGATAAAATTGTAGCCTGTATCCTGGAGTGGATTTTTCGATCCTCTTCCGTTTAAGGTATAGAGCCCCCAGGCGACACCCGCCAGGGTCATGAGTATAAAGCCCGGTAGAGAGGGCGACGCGATGTTTGGGAGCACCAAATAAACAAATCCGAAAAATGAAACGACGACCCCTACCCATTCCGTTGGATGTAACCGGCTTCCTGATACAAGAGAAACGAAGATAATTGTAATCTGAGTCCACCCAAAGAGAATGAGAGCTCCAGTACCGGTTTCCAGGCGAATGTAAGCAAAGGAGAAGGTGATAGCGTAAAGAAACAGCATAGACGCTCCCCACCAGGAACCTTTCGAAGTTAGGGATTGGTAGTCGTTTCTTTGGAATTGTAAAATGAGGAACAACGTCAACGCGCCCGATGCTAAGCGGACAATCGTGAAACCAGATGCGTCGATCGCTTCGGCACCCAGGGCCATACGACATAGCACGGAGTTGGCAGCGAATGCGATGAGTGCCAGGGCTGTGCAAGTGAAGGTTTTTAGAACTCCTTGTGACATGGGGTCGAATGGGGTGGGCATCGGCTAGGTCAAAATGTACCCTATTTCATGTATTTGTCCACAAAGGGTAGCACGGCAGCATAGGCCCTAGCAATTTCTTCAGGGTCGCCATCCTTTAGGCCGTGTTCGGCGTTCTGAATACTGATGAGCTTGTGATCTACGCTGTGTTGCCTGAATTGCTCGGCCATCATGACGGACTGCTCGTAAGGAACGTCGGTGTCGTTGGTGCCATGGATGAGTAGGGTAGGCGGATAGTTACTGGTCACGTTCTTGACTGCCATGAATGGATAAAACTTCTCTGGTTCTGTGTGAGGATCCCATCCGGATACCAGTTTGGGCCATAGACCTTGTTGGCGTGAATATTGATAAAAGCGTCCTCCGTTTCCTTCACGATCCTCGGAGTTGGCAACTACCGGACCATGGGGAATATCTGCTACTTCTCCCCAGGAAATCTTCTCGCGGTTATGGCGGGCATGCGGACTCGGCGTACTGTACCAATCGCCAATCAAATCCCCGTAGCCGTAGAAGCTGACAAGCACGGTTGGTGGTGGATCGACGCGAAAACCGGATGTAAGTGTGAGGCATCCGCCAGCAGAACCTCCTGCCACAGCGATCTTGGAGGTATCTACATGGAAGAGTCGTGGTCCATCCTTGCGTAGCCATTTAAAAGCATCCTCCAGATCTTCAATGATGTGGGGCAGCTTGGTTTCCGGGGCCAGCCTGTAGTCAATTGACACAATGGCGTACCCGGCACCAAGAAAAGTTTCCAAAACGGGCTTGCTGACACTTTGTCGACCACCATTAATTATAGCACCACCGTGAATCCAAACGAGCACCGGTCGAATGACCTCGTCGTCCTCTCGATGCACATCGGCTTTGATTTCAAGGTCTCCTACCGTCTTGTAAGTGTAGGTTTCTGTTTTGATGTTTGCTACTACACTTCCAGCCATCGTAAGCATGGTTAGAAATAGACTGAGTGTGGTGAATTTCACGGTAATTTGTTGATGGAGTCTAGAGGTTCAGACAGTCACCGGCGGAAGCCGTACTCGAGTGTATAATACTCGATCTCCAAATGAGAAAGGGGCTCTTTGAGTTTGGCCAGTTCCTCAGCCGGACCATGGATTTCCAGTTTGGTTAGTTCTGCAAACCCCAGCACTTCACCGAGAAGTTCACCCACATTGCCGAAGTGCGCCAGCACACCTTCGGCATCGGCATAACCTTCGCGGCAGTGCGCTTGGTTTCCTTTGAATGAAAATCCATAATGAAGCACCTTCTCCTCAGTTTGAGTCATTTCCACGAACCGGTCGCAGTATCCTTTGAACCGTGGAAGGGTTTCGTCGCTAAGTTGAAAGTAGGGGACGATAGTGCAACAAGTGTCTGTTGTGGCCATAGGTATTGTTTCTATTTTTGGGTTAAACCGTTGTTAATGAAATTGTAGATGCGGTTGCCGGTGTTTTCTATTTCCCAGTCGATGCCGTGACCCGCGCCGGGCACCACTACCAGCTCGTGGGGGATCCCCAATTCTCTCAAGTGAATGGACCATTGAAGATTGCCCACGTAATTGTCGTCTTTGTTTCCAATCACTACCATGAGGTTCACGGGAGGGGCATTCCGACTTGCTGCTTAAACTCGGGCGATATTGAAGGCATTGTTTTCTCCATCAGGAATGGTGAGGTATTCGCTTTCTACCCCGTTGTTTTCGTCGATGACTTTTTCGTATTGGTGGCCCGATGCCATGGCTACTGCTGTACCGAATAGCTCGGGATGACTAAAAATATACCGGCTTGTACCGCGACCACCTTGGGAACTGCCCATGATCACTCGCCCGGATCGGTCGGCTATGGTCGGGTAGGTTTTGTCCAGGTGCTCGATTAGCTCCATGAACGCAGACACGCCTTTGTACTCATGAAATTCGTAGTGGCTGAGTTTGCCTCCGTTCACACCGATCATAAATGCTGCCGGATAGTCCTCCGATTTAAGGAAGCCCATCATATTGTTGAAGCCACCTTTTGACTTTACTTCACTTCCTGGCCGACCTCCGTGTAAAAAGTAAATGACCGGGTAGCGCTTGCCTCTGTTCTCCGGCGCATCATAGCCGCGAGGAAGGCGCATATAAAATCCCACATCCGCATGGTTCGCCTTCGAATGAAAAGTCATGTGGATCAGCGTAGGATGCATTTGCTCCGGCGCTTCGTTGATCCACTGAAAGGATTCGAACCCTTTCCACCAACTGGGTTCTTCTTGTGCGAAAAGGTTCAGCGTTGAAAAGAGGCTGAGGAAAATTTGGGCAACGTATTTGGATTTCATATGGGATAGAGTGAGGCTAAGCAAACAGCGCTATCAGGGTGCAAACGATGACAACCAGGATGATAAATAGAAAATGTATGCGCATCAGTCCCGACTTGCGGTGGGCTTCCAGGTCTTTCACCTGACCGCCGAAACCTGTCCAGGCATAGCGTAACCAGAAAAGCGCACCGAGGGCCATGAAGGCGCAGAAGATTTTTACTCCAATAGGCATTAAGGGAAGGCTGAAGGTTGGAGGAAGTTTTGTGAAGGTTTAATTCAGGCTGCTAAACGGATGAGTGCAATGGAGGGTATATTTTTTCTTGGATGTAATTCGAAGGAGAGGAGAGATGCTTCCGGATTGTGGATTGCACCCATCCGTTTAGCAGCCCGAAGTATGAACAGGTCGAAAGTCGTAGGTGCTCTGTTCGTGGAGTGTATTAACTGTAGGAGAGGAGCTTGCTCCCGAATCGCCTTGTCCAAGAAATATCAAATCTGGAGCAAGCTCCCTTCCTACATTTAGATTTCTCAATTGTAGCCAAGGTCGTAAGACTATGGAAGCATAGAAGGCAGGAATGAGAAATTCAATGGTGTCATCCGCCTTCGGAGACTACGGCGAGACATGCTCACCATTGCTACATTCCTTAGAAGTCCGTTTTCCTTTAAATGGAAAGTTGTGTATAAGGCTCTGGCTTTACGCCCCCATTTATTGAGAGATTTTTGAGTGATCGCGGGATTAACCCGCTCCGGCAATTTCTCTATTGAGGCGCCTCGATTCTTCGCCCAATGATTTTAGTATGAAGAAACTTTTACCCCTGTTGGTTGCCCTTTGTTCAATTTCAGCACTGTCCGCTCAGGATACGCTGAATTTTTCCACTATTGGCGAGGTGAAGCGAATGGATCCGCGGTTTGATAAGTTGGTGCCAAAAGGGGCAAAGATTGAAGTGCTCAGTTCTGGTTTCTTTTGGTCTGAAGGTCCTGCCTGGGATAGGGAAAACGACCGTCTTCTGTTTTCAGATGTACATCGAAACCGTATTATTCAATGGAAAGAGGGAGTGGGTCAGAGTATATTTATGGAGCCTTCTGGCTACACGGGAGTCGTGCCTCATCCTGGTGGCAAGGGTAGTAATGGGCTCACTTACGATAACGATGGAAATCTACTGATCTGTGAGCATGGCGACAGGCGTATTTCCATGCTAACCAAGGGCGGGGGAAAGCGGACGGTAGTTGATAATTATCAGGGTAAACGATTGAATAGTCCCAACGACTTGTGTGTAGCCTCGAATGGGGATATCTACTTTACAGATCCTGCTTACGGGTTGCCCAAAGGGTGGGATGATCCGATGAAGGAATTGGACTTTAGCGGCGTTTATCTGCTTCGAAAATCCGGTGAGCTGGTGCTCTTGGTGAGTAATTTGCGGGCGCCTAATGGCGTTTGTCTTTCTCCGGATGAGAAGACCCTGTACATTGGCAATGCCAATATTGAATGGATGGGTTACATGGCGTACCCGGTCCGGGAAGACGGAACCGTTGGAACCGGAAGGAAATTATACGATGCTACTGCGGATGGCAAAAAACAGAAGGGCGGTCCCGATGGCATGCGTGTCGACACGCATGGAAATTTATGGGCAACCGGTCCAGGTGGTGTCTATGTTTTTTCACCCGAAGGCGATGTTCTGGGTAAGATCGAAACCGGAGAAAGAATTGGCAATTGCACCTTTGGTGAAGATGGCAGCGTGTTGTATATGACCAGCGATATGTATCTGTGCCGTATTCAGACTTCTGTGGCAGGATCCGGGTTCTAGTTTTCACTTCAAATTAATAAAAAAGCCTCCCCGGAATGGGGAGGCTTTTTCGTGAAAAATATTGAACTTTTAAACAACCGCAGGAACAGAAAATTTGCTCCGGTAATTGTCTTTGATCATTGAGTTGGCCGCTTTGGCCAAGTCGTTGTTTCCTTTGAACATTTCTTTGTTGGCATCGAAACGAAGTTTGCGACCCATGGTCCATTTTTCGGAATTGAAATTCACTTTCCAGTCACCGAGGTGTTTGTTAAACCGCTCGTAGGTTTCCTGCAATGTGTCGTCCTTACTTGCGAAGGTTTCGACGCGTTTTGCTGCTACTTCCTCGCCTGCACGGTAAGAAATGTTGCACATGTGAGGTAGAACACTCGATCTGTAACCTGTTTCAATGGGGCAACGTAGTGAATCCTGTTTCCGAGAATTTACGGCCCGAATGAAATTTGGATAGTGGTCGAACCCAGCATCACCTTTCCATGTTTTGACCTTTTTGTTATCCGCGTCGTAGATGGATCCTCCACCTCGTCCTCCGCGGAATTCTCCACCTTCACAAGTGACAATGATCCCGATTCGGTGACCTTTGTAACTAGTGGCCGCCGGAGTCTCCGGGTTGATGTAAAGATCGCGCACTTCGAAGAGCACTGGAACATCATCAAACTTAAGAGAAGCGATTTGCATGTTTGGCGTTTGGCCAGCATCCTGCCAACCCCAACGTCCGCCGAAGCTGGTAACTTCACTTGGATGATCGGGATCACCGAGTACCCAACGAATCAAATCGAATTCATGGGGTCCCTGGTTGCCGATGTCACCGTTTCCGGTGTTCCAGCTCCAGTGCCAGTCATAATGCAGATTGTCGCGGTAAATAGGTTCGTCCTTGGCTGGGCCAAGCCATAGATCGTAGTCAACATTCTTGCCAGGAACCAGCGGGGTGCTGCGTTTGCCAATTCCCGTCCGGTTTTTGTAGCATAGGCCTCGGACTAATTGGATTTTCCCAAAATTACCGGCCATGATTTCCGGAAATGCTTCCACCAGACCGTCGTCAGAGCGGTTTTGTAGTCCGGATTGGACAATGCGACCGTATTTCTTTTGTGCCTCAATGATGCGTCGACCTTCCCAGATATTGTGACAAACCGGTTTTTCGCAATAGACATCTTTTCCAGCCTGGCAGCCTTGGATGGCCATGAGTGAGTGCCAATGGTTGGGAGTGGTGATAGTGATGGCATCGATATTTGGATCGTCCAGCACTTTGCGGTAGTCCTGCACTTGCTGGACCTTCACGCCATGTTTTTCTTCGATTTCAGCTGCGCGCTTGGCCATCACTTCGGTATCAACGTCGCAGATGGTTACCAGGCGGGCGCCATCGGTGCGGAATACGTCTTCGATGCCGGATTTTCCTTTTCCGTTAAGTCCGATTACGGCGACACGAATATCTTCACTGGCTGCATAAGCTCTTGAGGAACCAATGTAGAATGCGCTCGCTGCGAGTGCGGATGTTTTGATGAAGGTTCTTCTTTTCATTGGGTAATTGATATAGGGTTAAACTAATTGTGGAACCGCGAATGCTTTGCGGAGGTTGTTTTAATTGTTAATAGTTCTTTGTTACAAGGAGTATAGTAATTGAGAAAAACTTAGAACAGCACTCTGATGTAAGTTTTGCAAAATATAAAGCCAATTTCAAACACGAGTAAGATTATTTCCCAAATATGTCTTAAATAGGGTGAACATTTCGGGTTAGGCTTGATGATGATTATTTTGTGTGAACTGTTGTTTTCTTCGTTGATGACCACATTCGCACCTTAATATTTTCCGGTTTTTAGTTTATCGGCATCCTATTCAAGCAATTCCTCATGGATACTCACAACTTGCTGCTCAGCGAGCTAAAAGCTATTGGTTTGGCCACACTTAATGTTGATTTAGAGGAAGAAGTGGGTCCGGTAAGCTTGACTGCAGCGCAGCTCAAGAGCGCGTTGAAAGCTGCTTATGAAGCCGGAGCAAATAACGATAATCCAAAATCGATGATGCAGGATCAACAGTTTGATTCCTCTCAATTGTTCTGGCGATTGATGGAGTCGCTTCCGGATCACGTCTATTTTAAGGATCTGCAGAGCCGCTTCGTTTGTATTAATCGAGCTTTGGCCGAGTTCTTCGGGTTAGATAGTCCTGAAGATGCGGTGGGCATGTCCGATTTTGACATGTTTCAAGAACGCTTTGCTCAGGTAAAATTTGATGGTGAGCAGGAAATTATCCATTCTGGGGAAGGTTGGAATTTTCGCGAGGAGCGGGATCTTCAAAGTGACGGAAGTGAAAAGTGGGTTATTACAACCAAGCTTCCGCTTAAGGATGTATCTGGAACCATCATCGGGACTTTCGGGCTTTCCCGGGACATCACTGAAAGTAAATACGTCGAACTTGAACTGGATCGGCAACGCCTGCTACTGCAGACGATTGTGCAGATTCTGCCCTGTCGGGTTTTTGTCCGCGATCGAGATCAACGTTTCCTGATGGTGAATGAAGAATATCGGAAAGGACTGGGCATTCAGGAAAATGAAGCGCTTATAGGAAAGACCGTCACCGAACTGCGACCTGGCCCAAAAGCTGAGGCGCTTGAGGCTTCTGACAGAAAGATCGTTGAGACCGGGTCGCCGATTTACAATCAGATCGATTATGATCAGAGCCTTATGGCCGATAAACGATGGATACTTAGTTCTAAAGTTCCCTTGTTAAGCGCTGATGGTGAGGTTGAAGGAATTGTTGGAATGACTTTGGATATTTCCGAGCAAAAAGAAGCTGAAGAAAAAGCCCGTCAGGCGAATGCTCGACTTCAAGAGCAAAACAAGCAGTTTGAATCAGAGCTCCTCGTTGCCCGCCAATTGCAAGAAGCACTTATGTCGACCGGGTTTGATGATGAAGGAATGTTTCTGGCTTCAGGTGACAAATGGTCCATGGAGGCCAGTTATATTTATTCACCCAGTCATCACCTGGCGGGAGATTTCTTTTACATAATCCCAATCGCTGACGATAAAATTGGTATACTTGTGTGTGATGTGTTGGGCCATGGGGTGAGGGCTTCTCTTGTTACAATGCTTATTCGAGGATTACTGTTGGAAATCCCAACCTCCTTGTCGAATCCAGCCCGTGTGCTAAGTCACTTAAATAAAAAAATTATTCCCTTGGCCGAAAGCAAAGACTTCCCGCGCTTTGTTACGGCGGTTTACACGGTGTTCAATCTGAAAAAGGGGGTAATTTCCATTGCCAATGCCGGTCATCCGGAGCCTCTATGGTATGTTCGGGATGAGAATGGTAACCATTTTGAAGGGTGCCCTGTTCGCGAAATGGGACCGGCTCTGGGAATGTTTGCTGATGAGAAGTATATGAGTACGCGGCATAAACTGGATCAGATGACTGAGCTTCTTTTTTACACGGACGGACTCACAGAGCAGAAGCAGTGTGATGGTGAGGATTGGGGAGTTGAGAATCTTGTGAAAACGGTTGAGCGGGTTAAGGACCTTCCGCTGAATGAACAATTAAAGCAAGTGACCGAAGAAGTGCACTCGGTTTGCGAATCAGAACATTTCGATGATGATGTGTGTTTGGTGGCTGTGAGGATAGAACCAGCTCAACAAAATAGATCCTGACCTAACGATTAACGTCAGAAAGGTTGCCCAGGGTGCAGATGGCTGAGGTGTAATCGCCCAGGTAATCAAAATCCTTAAAAGTCCAAACTACTTTTTTGTCGCGCGTTACCTCGAGGAGTTGTGGGTAATCTTCCGTGCCGTAGGTATTTCCAATGATGAAGTTTCCTTTGGGTAGCTCCTCCAATTGCTTAGTCATCGCGAAAACCATGTTGGGGAGATCGCCCGGCATAATGGACCATACAATTTCTCCTGCCGGGTTCACCTCGATCACAGAATGTTGATCCCCTGTAGCGATGAGGGTATTTCCGTTCCTTAAGCGAATGGCATTATTGATCTTGTTTCCCCACGCCTCGGGGCCGTGGCCACCGCGTGGCGGTTTCCCCTGCATGGATAACTCGTAGGTCCAAATGACCTTTCCTTTCGGAGTATACTCCCGGACCTTGCCGTCGCCTTCATGTGCGACTAAATAGTTTCCGTTGTCCAGTTTGTGAACCCGCCGCGTGTCGCGATGAAAATCGGGTTTATCGAGTTTGAGTTTTATCTCCTGTTTAATGCGTCCTTGTTTATCGACTTCTATGATACGGCCAGAGCCACACTCTGCGATCATGGTCAAACCATTGGATAAACGGAGAGCGGCGTGCACTTCTATCTCCTTCCCCTCATTGCCATTCATTTTGGCTGTGTCATAGGACCACACGATGTTTCCGCTTTGGTTCAATTCGATGATGTTTGTCCAGGAGTCTTGTGTCAGGATGTTCCCGTCCGGGATTCCTTTGTAGGTCCATTCAACGTTTCCGTGTGGGTCGAAGCTGGCAAGCGTCCCACGTTGAACTCCAATCACGCGATGACGGGGTGAGGAGACTTCCGCCGCATTCGCTGCTTGAATAAGCAGAATAGCAAAGAGAACGATATATTTCATTTGGGGAAATGTAGGGGCGGATAAATGGTCACCTTGGGTTAAATTATTAAATAAATCGAGTCCCGTATCTCATTACTCGTCAAACCGAAATCACTGACTTGCCTTTTTACCTGGTCCATCAAACCTTGTGCTTTAAAATTATGAGCGTAATTGAGCAATTTTCGAAACTGGAAGCCGGGATGCCTGTATTTCTGGGAGGAGACAAATGGGTGCGTGTGGACGAAACCTTGGCCGCTGCTTTTCAGCCCGGTGACTCTTTGGCCGTATCTTCTCAAACGAGTCAGTTATTGCATATACCTGCAGCGGAGCAAAAAATTGCCTCCCAAGCTGTGACAAACGCCATAAATGCGTTTGAAAAAATGGAAGCAGTTTCCGACGAGCAGATCGCCCAATTTTTTGCTAACTTCGCAGAAGCATTGGCGGATGAATCCACCTGGTCAAAAATTCAAGAGATCAATGCAGCGGATGTAGCCAATGCCAAGGCTCGTGGAAGATCTACTACCCGTCTTGAAGCGAACGACAAGTTGCGCGATGGAATGATTGCAGGATTGCGCGGTTGGATGGATGCTGCATCTCGTCGAGGGCAAATTCTTGAAACGGTACAGCATGACGGTTTTCGTGTGGAACTGGTAGGTGCGGCTTTAGGCGTGGTAGCCTTTGTATTCGAAGGTCGACCCAATGTGCTGGCCGATGCTTGCGGAGTATTGCGTGGCGGAAATACGGTCGTTTTTCGAATTGGGAGTGATGCGTTGCAAACCGCCAAGGCGATTATGGACCTGGCTTTGAATCCTGCGCTCGAAAAAGCGGGACTTCCTCTGGGAGCAGCGTCTTTGGTTGAGAGTACCTCCCATGCTGCTGGTTGGGCAATGTTTTCGGATGATCGACTGGCTCTCGCTGTTGCTCGAGGTTCTGGGCAGGCTGTTGATACCTTGGGTAGCTTGGCGCGACGTGCGGGAGTAGCGACCAGTTTACATGGAACGGGTGGAGCTTGGATTGTCGCTTCAGAGCAGGCCGATCTGGAAAAATTTGGAGAAGCAGTCTACGACTCTCTGGACCGGAAAGTGTGTAACACCTTAAACACTTGTTGTATTCAGCGCAGCCGCGCAGATGAGTTGGTGCCCGTCTTTCTTGAAAGTATGGAAAGAGCAGGCCAGCGAAGAAATCATAATTTTAAACTCCATGTGGTGGAAGGGGATGAATCTAATGTGCCTGCCGCCTTATTTGAGAATCAAGTTTCTATTGGCCGGACCGAAGGCTTGAATGAAGAACAGCAAGCGGAGTCCATTGCTCGCGATCAGTTAGGACATGAATGGGAGTGGGAAGATTCGCCTGAGGTTACGTTGGTCATTGTTGATTCCATGGATGAAGCGGTATCTTTATTCAATGAATACAGCCCACAGCTAGTCGGATCACTCGTCAGCGAAAGCGCCGAAGAGCACAAACGTTTTTACTCCAGTTTAAATGCCCCCTTCATCGGAAATGATTTTACGCGATGGGTGGATGGGCAATACGCACTTAAGAAACCCGAGCTCGGATTATCCAACTGGGAGAATGGACGTCTCTTTGGCCGGGGATCTATTTTGAGTGGAGATAGTGTCTATACCGTTCGGACACGGTATGTACGCGAGTAGATTAGATTCCAGGTATTTGATATCTCCTGACAGGCCCTCAGTTTTTATAGAGATTTTCAATAAACTGCCAATGAAATGTTTCGTCCGGAATTGTGTTTTCTTGTAATTTGGAAGAGTAAGTATCTGACAGGATGAAATCCTCATCGCTGGCTTTTCCCGCTATCAGTTCCAGTTCGTAATTATCGCCCAGACGACTTGTTGGTGCGAATATCACCAGACGGTAGTTATCGCCGGGGATAGGGATGAAATGAAAGTATTTGTCGTCGCAGCGGGCGGTTGCAGTATGGACGGTTTCCTGGGTTGTCATATTGTAGACGCCGTAGGCTGGGTAGTAAGTGTCATA
This portion of the Verrucomicrobiota bacterium genome encodes:
- a CDS encoding aldehyde dehydrogenase family protein, which produces MSVIEQFSKLEAGMPVFLGGDKWVRVDETLAAAFQPGDSLAVSSQTSQLLHIPAAEQKIASQAVTNAINAFEKMEAVSDEQIAQFFANFAEALADESTWSKIQEINAADVANAKARGRSTTRLEANDKLRDGMIAGLRGWMDAASRRGQILETVQHDGFRVELVGAALGVVAFVFEGRPNVLADACGVLRGGNTVVFRIGSDALQTAKAIMDLALNPALEKAGLPLGAASLVESTSHAAGWAMFSDDRLALAVARGSGQAVDTLGSLARRAGVATSLHGTGGAWIVASEQADLEKFGEAVYDSLDRKVCNTLNTCCIQRSRADELVPVFLESMERAGQRRNHNFKLHVVEGDESNVPAALFENQVSIGRTEGLNEEQQAESIARDQLGHEWEWEDSPEVTLVIVDSMDEAVSLFNEYSPQLVGSLVSESAEEHKRFYSSLNAPFIGNDFTRWVDGQYALKKPELGLSNWENGRLFGRGSILSGDSVYTVRTRYVRE